A window of the Gemmatirosa kalamazoonensis genome harbors these coding sequences:
- a CDS encoding thiamine pyrophosphate-requiring protein: MANKTVADHMVERLRAWGVRRIFGYSGDAINGVIGALHRVGAGEPGAPLEFVQVAHEELASLMATAHAKFTNEVGVCLCTGGPAAIHLLNGLYDAKLDHVPVVAIVGQQAMTGLGGGEQQETNLHTLLQDVASAYVEVLATPEQLRHVVDRAFRIAAGERAVTAIIVPHDVQKKPAVEVPPHEHGQQHSAPGWLPPRLVPRDEDLRRAADVLNAGRKIAMLIGAGARGAGDEVLAVAERLGAGVAKALLGKDAVPDDLPNVTGSVGFLGTAASNRMMRECDTLLMVGTSFPYTEFLPEEGQARGVQIDVAPRNLALRYPVEVPLAGDAAETLRALLPLLRPNDGWRAQVEAWTRDAWDAADRHAMTEAAPVNPQRLALELMQRLPDGCILTADSGSSTMWAARHVRLRRGMQFSVSGGLATMGCAIPYATAAKLAHPDRAVIALVGDGAMQMSGLSALVDVAKHWRRWADPRLVVCVFNNRDLNFVTWEQRLMEGEPKFPASQDLPDVPYADYAKLLGLGGVRVERPEDVGAAWGRALAADRPFVIDAVVSADVPTFPPTLKPEQEDTLAKALAEDPDAAAVLEQMQRQEIAQRA; encoded by the coding sequence ATGGCGAACAAGACGGTGGCGGACCACATGGTGGAGCGGCTGCGCGCGTGGGGCGTGCGCCGCATCTTCGGCTACTCCGGCGACGCGATCAACGGCGTCATCGGTGCGCTGCATCGCGTGGGAGCGGGCGAGCCCGGCGCGCCGCTCGAGTTCGTGCAGGTCGCGCACGAGGAGCTCGCGTCGCTCATGGCGACCGCGCACGCGAAGTTCACGAATGAGGTCGGCGTCTGTCTGTGCACCGGCGGGCCGGCGGCGATCCACCTGCTGAACGGGCTCTACGACGCGAAGCTCGACCACGTGCCGGTGGTCGCGATCGTCGGTCAGCAGGCGATGACGGGGCTCGGCGGCGGCGAGCAGCAGGAGACGAACCTGCACACGCTGCTGCAGGACGTCGCGAGCGCGTACGTCGAGGTGCTCGCGACGCCGGAGCAGCTGCGGCACGTCGTCGACCGCGCGTTCCGCATCGCGGCCGGCGAGCGCGCCGTGACGGCGATCATCGTGCCGCACGACGTGCAGAAGAAGCCCGCCGTCGAGGTGCCGCCGCACGAGCACGGGCAGCAACACTCGGCGCCCGGCTGGCTGCCGCCGCGGCTCGTGCCGCGCGACGAGGACCTGCGCCGCGCCGCCGACGTGCTGAACGCGGGACGGAAGATCGCGATGCTGATCGGCGCCGGCGCGCGCGGCGCGGGCGACGAGGTGCTCGCCGTCGCCGAGCGATTGGGCGCCGGCGTCGCGAAGGCGCTGCTCGGCAAGGACGCGGTGCCCGACGACCTGCCGAACGTGACCGGCTCGGTGGGCTTTCTCGGCACCGCGGCGAGCAACCGCATGATGCGCGAGTGCGACACGCTGCTCATGGTCGGCACGTCGTTCCCGTACACGGAGTTCCTGCCGGAGGAGGGGCAGGCGCGCGGGGTGCAGATCGACGTCGCGCCGCGCAACCTCGCGCTGCGCTATCCGGTGGAGGTGCCGCTCGCCGGTGACGCGGCGGAGACGCTGCGCGCACTGCTGCCGCTGCTGCGGCCTAACGACGGTTGGCGCGCACAGGTGGAGGCGTGGACGCGCGACGCATGGGACGCCGCGGACCGGCACGCGATGACCGAGGCCGCGCCGGTGAACCCGCAGCGGCTCGCGCTGGAGCTGATGCAACGCCTCCCCGACGGCTGCATCCTCACCGCCGACTCGGGGTCGTCGACGATGTGGGCCGCGCGGCACGTGCGGCTGCGGCGCGGCATGCAGTTCTCCGTCTCGGGCGGCCTCGCGACGATGGGATGCGCGATCCCGTACGCGACCGCCGCCAAGCTCGCGCACCCCGACCGCGCCGTGATCGCGCTCGTCGGCGACGGCGCGATGCAGATGAGCGGCCTGAGCGCGCTCGTCGACGTCGCGAAGCACTGGCGGCGCTGGGCGGACCCACGTCTCGTGGTGTGCGTCTTCAACAACCGCGACCTGAACTTCGTGACGTGGGAGCAGCGGCTCATGGAGGGCGAGCCGAAGTTCCCCGCGTCGCAGGACCTGCCCGACGTGCCCTACGCCGATTACGCGAAGCTGTTAGGCCTCGGCGGCGTGCGCGTGGAGCGGCCGGAGGACGTGGGCGCGGCGTGGGGCCGGGCGCTCGCCGCCGACCGCCCGTTCGTCATCGACGCCGTGGTGAGCGCCGACGTGCCGACGTTCCCGCCGACGCTGAAGCCGGAGCAGGAGGACACGCTGGCGAAGGCGCTCGCCGAGGATCCGGACGCCGCCGCGGTGCTCGAGCAGATGCAGCGCCAGGAGATCGCACAGAGAGCGTAG
- a CDS encoding ABC transporter permease, whose protein sequence is MRLRRVLRFWGPDVEADVDDELRFHLESCAADLVARGHPPDEARRLARARFGDVDRVRDWLRTHDHDLQRRARRAESMETLLQDLRYAARKLWQQPAFTGAVTLVLALGIGAAAAMFSAVDAALLRPLPFLRDDRLVMVDDVDIPVREFARPAGVPKAAPDIADVRALRGVFAAVAAYAPGGLNLTGGDEPARVRVTLATRDFFATIGRAPARGRGFTVEEATPDGPRAAVLSDALWRRQFGGDPAVIGREVRLNDVPHRVVGVMPPGVAFPEQTEIYLPLTEPMSLARWEPFRQFMPTRVIARLAPGVTAHAAGERMLALVRAYRHAGGPGMPRLAADSLARPLREALVGRRRTALLVLFAATAMVLLVACANAANLLLSRAAARRAEMTLRATLGATRGRLVRQLLVESTLLALAGAALGVAFAFAGLGALGSLMPSALAGTAPPRVDLRVLGFSLGVALLTGLGFGLWPAIGASRADAAETVKAGAPGGTAPREGARLRQAFVVAELALALMLAVGAGLMLRSFDALLATDIGVRAEHAATLELSLPNARYRQPAASRRFLADVLARLAAMPDVQAAAFVNNLPLSPNRGIGINVTAVGRPQPAGEMVFASQNIVSPDYFRAAGIPLLRGRTLAAGLDSTRRAELVVSDRMEKVYWPGEDALGKLVAFGRDTLVVVGVVGDVRAGSVEDAPPPQMYLSIDRSPPQNVALVARGPASADVLARRLRDAVRAADPAQAVFNVRPMSDVVAAAVAPRRTNTLLITLFGVVALGLAAVGVYGVIAYAVARRTREIGIRMALGAQRDDVLRLMVAEAIPLAGVGVAIGLAGAWALRTVIASLLYGVTPADPATFVGAAALLLAIAAVATLVPAHRATLVDPARTIKAD, encoded by the coding sequence ATGCGCTTGCGCCGAGTGCTCCGCTTCTGGGGCCCCGACGTCGAGGCCGACGTGGACGACGAGCTGCGCTTCCACCTCGAGTCGTGCGCCGCCGACCTCGTGGCGCGCGGCCACCCGCCGGACGAGGCGCGCCGCCTGGCCCGCGCGCGCTTCGGCGACGTCGACCGCGTGCGCGACTGGCTCCGCACGCACGACCACGACCTGCAACGCCGAGCGAGGAGAGCCGAGTCGATGGAGACGCTCCTGCAGGACCTGCGCTACGCCGCGCGCAAGCTGTGGCAGCAGCCGGCGTTCACCGGCGCGGTGACGCTCGTGCTCGCGTTGGGCATCGGCGCCGCCGCCGCGATGTTCAGCGCGGTCGACGCCGCGCTCCTGCGGCCGCTGCCGTTCCTGCGCGACGACCGGCTCGTGATGGTCGACGACGTCGACATCCCCGTGCGCGAGTTCGCGCGCCCGGCGGGCGTCCCGAAAGCGGCGCCCGACATCGCCGACGTGCGCGCGCTGCGCGGCGTGTTCGCGGCGGTCGCGGCGTACGCGCCGGGTGGGCTCAATCTCACCGGCGGCGACGAGCCCGCGCGCGTGCGCGTCACGCTCGCGACGCGCGACTTCTTCGCGACGATCGGCCGAGCGCCGGCGCGCGGGCGCGGCTTCACCGTCGAGGAGGCGACGCCCGACGGACCGCGCGCGGCGGTGCTGTCCGACGCGCTGTGGCGGCGGCAGTTCGGCGGCGACCCCGCGGTGATCGGCCGCGAGGTGCGGCTGAACGACGTGCCGCACCGCGTCGTCGGCGTCATGCCGCCCGGAGTCGCGTTCCCCGAGCAGACGGAGATCTACCTCCCGCTCACCGAGCCGATGTCGCTCGCGCGGTGGGAGCCGTTCCGCCAGTTCATGCCGACGCGCGTGATCGCGCGCCTCGCGCCCGGCGTGACCGCGCACGCGGCGGGGGAGCGGATGCTCGCGCTCGTGCGTGCGTATCGCCACGCCGGCGGCCCGGGCATGCCGCGCCTCGCCGCCGACTCGCTCGCGCGGCCGCTGCGCGAGGCGCTCGTGGGCCGGCGGCGTACTGCGCTGCTCGTGCTGTTCGCGGCGACAGCGATGGTGCTGCTCGTCGCGTGCGCGAACGCGGCGAACCTGCTGCTGTCGCGCGCCGCCGCGCGCCGCGCGGAGATGACGCTGCGCGCGACGTTGGGCGCCACGCGCGGGCGGCTCGTGCGCCAGCTCCTCGTCGAGTCGACGCTGCTCGCGCTCGCCGGCGCGGCCCTCGGCGTCGCCTTCGCGTTCGCGGGGCTCGGTGCGTTAGGCAGCCTGATGCCGTCGGCGCTCGCCGGCACGGCGCCGCCGCGCGTCGACCTCCGCGTGCTCGGCTTCTCGCTCGGCGTCGCGCTGCTCACGGGGCTCGGCTTCGGGCTGTGGCCGGCGATCGGCGCGTCGCGCGCGGACGCGGCGGAGACGGTGAAGGCCGGCGCGCCGGGCGGCACCGCGCCGCGCGAGGGTGCGCGGCTGCGGCAGGCGTTCGTCGTCGCCGAGCTCGCGCTCGCCCTCATGCTCGCCGTGGGCGCGGGTCTCATGCTGCGCAGCTTCGACGCGCTGCTGGCGACCGACATCGGCGTGCGCGCGGAGCACGCGGCGACGCTCGAGCTGTCGCTCCCGAACGCGCGCTACCGGCAGCCCGCCGCGAGCCGACGCTTCCTTGCCGACGTGCTCGCGCGACTCGCGGCGATGCCCGACGTGCAGGCGGCGGCGTTCGTGAACAACCTGCCGCTCAGCCCCAACCGCGGCATCGGGATCAACGTCACGGCGGTCGGCCGACCGCAGCCGGCGGGCGAGATGGTGTTCGCGTCGCAGAACATCGTGAGCCCCGACTACTTCCGCGCCGCCGGCATCCCGCTGCTGCGCGGCCGCACGCTCGCCGCGGGACTCGACTCCACGCGCCGCGCGGAGCTCGTCGTGAGCGATCGGATGGAGAAGGTCTACTGGCCGGGCGAGGACGCGCTCGGCAAGCTCGTCGCGTTCGGGCGCGACACGCTCGTCGTCGTCGGCGTCGTGGGCGACGTGCGCGCCGGATCGGTGGAGGATGCACCGCCGCCGCAGATGTACCTGTCGATCGATCGCTCGCCGCCGCAGAACGTCGCGCTCGTCGCGCGCGGCCCGGCGTCGGCGGACGTGCTCGCGCGCCGGCTGCGCGACGCGGTGCGCGCGGCGGATCCCGCGCAGGCGGTGTTCAACGTGCGGCCGATGTCCGACGTGGTCGCCGCCGCCGTGGCGCCGCGTCGCACGAACACGCTGCTCATCACGTTGTTCGGCGTCGTCGCGCTCGGGCTCGCGGCGGTCGGCGTGTACGGCGTGATCGCGTACGCGGTGGCGCGTCGCACGCGCGAGATCGGCATCCGCATGGCGCTCGGCGCGCAGCGCGACGACGTGCTGCGGCTCATGGTCGCCGAAGCGATCCCGCTCGCCGGCGTGGGCGTGGCGATCGGGCTCGCCGGCGCGTGGGCGCTGCGCACGGTGATCGCGAGCCTGCTCTACGGCGTGACGCCGGCCGATCCGGCGACGTTCGTCGGCGCGGCGGCGCTGCTGCTCGCCATCGCCGCCGTCGCGACGCTGGTGCCGGCGCACCGCGCGACGCTCGTCGATCCGGCGAGGACGATAAAGGCAGACTGA
- a CDS encoding PadR family transcriptional regulator: protein MARDQGALLQGTLGLLILKALVVQELHGYGIARWVQDVTGDVLQIEEGSLYPALRRLEDRGLISSRWAITENNRRARWYALTRAGRAHLREDASTWLQFSRAVTQVLRAEPSVL, encoded by the coding sequence GTGGCACGCGACCAGGGAGCGCTGCTCCAGGGCACGCTCGGACTGCTGATCCTGAAGGCGCTCGTCGTGCAGGAGCTGCACGGCTACGGCATCGCGCGGTGGGTGCAGGACGTCACCGGCGACGTGCTGCAGATCGAGGAGGGCTCGCTGTATCCCGCGCTGCGGCGCCTGGAGGACCGCGGGCTCATCTCGTCGCGCTGGGCGATCACCGAGAACAATCGGCGCGCGCGCTGGTACGCGCTCACCCGCGCCGGCCGCGCGCACCTGCGCGAGGACGCGTCGACGTGGCTGCAGTTCTCGCGCGCGGTGACGCAGGTGCTGCGCGCCGAGCCGTCGGTGCTCTGA